GTTCTACTATCTCGCCGTCCTCACCATCGTCGTGTTCCTCTGGGGCGTCTACCGGCGCTTCGACCGCTACTCGCGGGGGAGCGCGGACGCCGTCGACCGCCTGAACGACCTGCCGGGGCGCGTCGCGCGCGCCGCGAAGGTCGTCGCGTCGAACGAGAAGCAGTTCAACCGCGACTTCGTCGGCGGGGTGATGCACGCGTTCGTCCTCTGGGGCTTCCTGACGCTGCTCATCGGGACGACCATCCTCGCCGTCGACATGGACCTCTGGACGAAGCTCCTCGGGCAGGAGTCGTTCTTCGTCGGTGACTTCTACCTGTCGTACTCGCTGGTGATGGACGCCATGGGCTTCCTGTTCGTCGTCGGCCTCGGGGTCGCCCTCTACCGCCGCTACGTGGTCACCATGGACCGCCTCTGGGGCAAACACACGAGCTGGGAGGACGACTTCCTCGTCTGGACGCTGTTCCTCCTCGGCGTCGGCGGCTACGTCGTCGAGGGGATCCGCATCCTGGGAACTGGCTTCCCGTCGTTCGAGACGGTGAGCTTCGTCGGCTGGTTCGTCGCGCTCTCCTTCCAGGGCGTCGGCGTGGACGGTGCGCTGGCGCGGGCGGTCTACCCCGTCGCCTGGTGGTCGCACGCGCTGCTGGCGTTCGTCTTCATCGCCGCGATCCCGTACGCGAAGCCGTTCCACATGATCTCGAGCTTCGCCAACGTGGTGACGCACGACGAGCGGGCGGGGAAGCGCCTGCCCGGCATCCCCGTGGACCTGGAGCACACGAACGCGGAGGACATCGACGACTTCAGCTGGAAGGAACTGCTCGACCAGGACGCCTGCACGAAGTGCGGTCGCTGTTCGTCGGTCTGCCCGGCGAAGGCGTCCGGCCGCCACCTCGACCCGCGCGACGTGATCCTCGACCTCAAGAGCTACCGCGAGTCCCTCGACGCGGGCGGCGAGGAGAAGCCGATCATCGCGGACGGCGGCGGCGTCATCGAGACGGAGACGATGGAGTCCTGCATGGCCTGCATGGCCTGCATGGACGCCTGCCCGGTGGACATCGAGCACCTCAACTCCTTCACCCGGCTGAACCGCCAGATGACCGACGAGGGGGCGATCAAGCCGAGCATGCAGGACGTCTTCCAGAACGTGATGCAGAAGGGCAACACGTTCGGCGACCCCGCACGCAAGCGCGCCGACTGGACCGAGGACCTCGACTTCGAGATCGCCGACGCCCGCGAGGAGGCCGTCGAGTACCTCTGGTACGTCGGCGACTACCCGAGCTTCGACGAGCGCAACAGGCGGGTCGCCCGGTCGCTCGCGACCCTCTTCGAGCACGCGGACGCCTCCGTCGGCATCCTCTACGACGACGAGGTGTACGACGGCAACGACATCCGGCGGGTCGGCGAGGAGTTCCTCTTTCTCGAACAGGCCGGGACGCTCGTCGAGTCCTTCGAGGCCTGCGAGTTCGAGACGCTCGTCTGCACCGACCCCCACTCCTACAACACGTTCAAGAACGAGTATCCGGACGTCGACTTCGAGGAGTTCGCGGACGACCCCATGATGGACTTCGACGTCGACGGGCGCTGGAACGCTGACGGCGAGGTCGAGGTCTATCACTACACGCAGGTCGTGGCGGAACTCGTCGCCGAGGGGCGGCTCCCCCTCGACGGGACGGAACTCGACTACACCGTCACCTACCACGACCCGTGTCACCTCGGCCGGTTCAACGACGTCTACGAGACCCCGCGAAACCTCGTCCGGGCGACCGGCTGCGACCTCCACGAGATGCCGCGCAACCGCGCCAACTCCTTCTGCTGTGGCGGCGGCGGCGGCGGCCTCTGGATGGACTTAGAGGAGGACTCGAAGCCGAGCGAGGAGCGCCTGCGCGAGGCGCTCTCGGACACCGACGCCGGCGCGGCCGTCGAGAAGTTCGTCGTCGCCTGTCCGATGTGCATGACGATGTACGAGGACGGACGCAAGACCGGCGGCTTCGAGGACGAGATCGAGATCGTCGGCCTCTCGGAACTGCTCGCGGAGGCCGTCTCGACGCACGACGGGGCGACCGCCGCCGACACGGAGGCGGACCGGTCGGCCGCGCCCGCCGACGACTGATCTCCCCGCCGTCGTTCGTCGCTCGGCCGCTACGACCGTCGGCGTCGGAGCACAGCGCCCGCGAGGACGCCGAGCAGGAACGCGCCCGCGAGACGCCGACGGTCCGCGAAGCGCACGAACCGCACCCCCTCGTCGGTCACCTCCACGACGCCCAGCGGTGTCACGCTGACGCCCCCGCCGCCGCCCCACCCCTCGACGGGAGTGCCCGCCGCGTCGCCTGCCGTCCCGCCCTCGCCGTGGTCCTCCCTCTCCCTCTCTCCCTCGCTACCGTCCCGTCCGCGCGTCGGCCCGTAGCCGCCGCCGAAGCCGAATACGACGCGGGCCACGGGGATGACCGTCCGGTCGCCGACCTCCACGGGGTCGGCGTAGACGGCCCTCGCGGTCGCCGAGTCGCTCAACCGTTCGACGAACCCGTCCAGGCGTTCGCGCAGGTCGGTCGCGCTGTCGCCCGCCGCGCTCCCCCTCTCTCCCATTCGTCATCTCACCGACGTGAATTGGCGGAGCCGACGGAAAACCGTTGCTCGACGGTGCCGATTCCCGTTCGGTCGCCTGTACCACCGGTCGAACGTACTGACGTACCCGACTTCGACACGTATCGTTCGTCGGTAACGTTTTGCCCGGACGAATCTATCGCTCTACCGATGACTGCCCTCCCGAGCGGTGATCGCGGACTACTCCTCCGGTTCGCGTCGTCCATCGCGATCGATCGACGTTCCCTCACACCGCCTCGACGAGCGACCGCACGCGCGAGGCGACCCTGATGCTGTCGTTCGTCGACCGCCTCGCGGCCGGCTGGGAGGACGCCCGAGCACACCTGCCGCTCGCGCTCGTGCCGTTGCTCACGGCGCTGCTTCACACGGACAAGATCGCCGCCGTACTCGCCGCCGACGGCACGCACTTCGGCGTCCGGCTCGGATTGCCCGCCACGGTCGTCGATCTCTGGGGGTTCGTGAGCGTCCCGAACGAAGGGGTGAACGTCGACCTCGGCGGGCCGGTGGGATTCCCGCTCGCGCTTATCGTCCTGCCGCTCGCCCTCGCGATCCGCGCCGGACTGGCCGCCGGCTACTTCGGGAGCGTTCGTGACGCGCTCGCGACCGGGTCGTACGACTTCGCCGCGAACGCCCGCCGGTACTTCGTCCCGTTCCTGGTGTACACGTTCGTTCCGGTGTTGCTCCTGCTCCCGCTGGTCCTGCTGGGGCTGAGCGGGGCGCGGGGGGTGCTCCTGCCGCTGGTCGTCGTTCTGGTCCCGGTCGTCGCCGTCGTCACGTACCTCTTCTACGCGACGCCGTACATCCTCGTCCTCCGGGAGACGGACCTCGTGTCCGCCGCCCGCGCCTCCTACGCGCTCGCGCTCGCCGGCGGCCCCTACCTGTACTTCGCGGTGGGATTCGCGGCGTTCGTCCTCCTCGTCTCGGCGGTCGCGACTGCCGTCGTGGTGAACCTCGGTGCCGTCGGAGTCGCGCTCGGCGCGATCGTCGCGGCCCCCGTCGGACTCGCGGCGAACGCGACCGCGATGCGGTTCGTCGCCGACGTCGATCCCGAATCGCCGCCGTTCGGAGCCGAGGCGTGAGGCAGGGCTAGCCCAACGCGCGACGCATGCGATAACGGCATGTTCCGGGAGCGTCGAGTTCCCTCATGGACCTCACCCGCCGGCCGCGCCGACTTCGCACAGACGGCGTCCGATCGCTGGTGCGCGAGACGACCCTCTCGCCGAGCGACCTGATCGCGCCCGTCTTCGTGGACGCGACGACCGACGAGCGCGTCCCGATCGACTCGATGCCCGGCCACGAGCGCGTCCCGGTCGAGGAGGCGGTCGCGCGCGTTCAGGAGATCCGGGAGACTGGCGTCGAGGCGGTCGTCCTGTTCGGCATCCCGGAGTCGAAGGACGCCCGGGGGTCGCGCGCGTGGGCCGAGGACGGCGTCGTCCAGCGTGCGGTCCGCGCGATCGGGGAGGAGACCGACGCCTACGTCATCACGGACGTCTGTCTCTGTGAGTACACGGACCACGGGCACTGCGGCGTCGTGGAGGCGTCCGCACGGGAGGACCCCACCCTCACCGTGCGGAACGACGAGACGCTCGATCTGCTCTCGCGGATCGCCGTCTCCCACGCCGAGGCGGGCGCGGACATGGTCGCGCCCTCTAGCATGACCGACGGGATGGTCGGGGCCAGCCGCGAGGGCTTGGACGGGGCGGGATTCGAGCGCGTGCCGATCATGAGCTACGCCGCGAAGTTCGAGTCGGCGTTCTACGGCCCGTTCCGCGACGCGGCGGACGGCGCACCCGCGTTCGGCGACCGTCGGCACTACCAGGTGGATCCCGCGAACGCCCGCGAGGCGATGCGCGAAGTGCGCCTCGACGTCGACCAGGGCGCGGACGTGCTGATGGTGAAACCCGCGCTCCCCTACCTCGACGTGGTGAGCGCGGTCCGACGGGAGTTCGACCACCCCGTCGCGGCCTACAACGTCAGCGGGGAGTACGCGATGCTCCACGCCGCCGCGGAGCGGGGCTGGCTCGACCTCGACGAGGTCGCCCGCGAGTCGCTGCTGTCGATCAAGCGCGCCGGTGCGGACCTGATCCTGACGTACTTCGCCGAGCGGATCGCGGAACGACTCCCCGCCGACCGCCGGCGGTAACGCGCGGCCGAGGCGAGCGGGGTAATCCCGGCGCGCGCGACCGCGAACCGACCGTCTGGCAATATTTGCGTTCGACGTTCGTTCGGAATTCTGGCCGACGAACGACTACTTTCTGAACGAAAGACAGCCTATTATCGATAATATTATTGGTAATTTTGGACGATCGTCCTCGACAACGGGGATAATTTTCCATATATCAAGCAAGCGTTTATGTATCGTGATTCCGTGTCACTTCAACGTGAATTCGAATCACGTATTCGCGGAATACGCGGCAAAGTTGGACGAAAGTCAACTCGGTAGTGCGGGGGTGATCGAATGACGCTCCTCCTCCAGGCCGACCTGGCGACGATCGCCGAGAGCGTCAACGGGATCTGGGTGCTGACGGTGACCTTCCTCATCTTCTTCATGCACGCGGGCTTCGCGATGCTGGAGGCGGGGCAGGTCCGCTCGAAGAACGTCGCCAACCAGTTGACGAAGAACATGCTCACGTGGTCGGTCGGCGTCACGGTGTTCTTCCTCGTCGGCCAGGGCGTCGCGAACGTCGTCGGCGCGGCGGGCGGCTTCGAGTACGTCAACGACCCGAACGCGTGGGTCGGCTGGCTGTTCGGCGCGGTGTTCGCCATGACGGCCGCCACCATCGTCTCGGGGGCGGTCGCGGGCCGCATGAAGCTCCGCGCGTACGTCACCTACACCGTCGTACTGGCGGCGGTCATCTACCCGGTCGTCCTCGGCTTCACGTGGGCCGGCGACGGCCTCCTCTCGGCGACCGGGGCGCTCGGCTTCGGTGTCGGCTTCTCCGACTTCGCCGGCGGCATGATCGTCCACGGCATGGGCGGCGTCGCCGGGCTCACCGCCGCGTGGATCCTCGGTCCCCGGATCGACCGCTACAACGCCGACGGAAGCGCGAACGTCATCCCCGGTCACTCGATCACGTTCGCGGTGCTGGGGACGCTCATCCTCTGCTTCGGCTGGTACGGGTTCAACGTCGGCACCCAGGCGACCGTCCTCGACGCCGCCAGCGGCGAGTACCTGGGCGCGGCGCTCGGTCGCGTCGCTCTCACGACCACCCTCGGGATGGCCGCCGGTGCCATCGGCGCGAGCGCCGTGTCGCTCGTCCGGACCCGGAAGGTCGACACGCTGTACGTCGCCAACGGGATGCTGGCGGGGCTCGTCGGCATCACGAGCAACACCGACGCCATCGTCTGGTGGGCCGCGCCCCTCATCGGGCTGCTCGCCGGGGCGCAGCTCCCCCTCGTCTTCGAGTTCGTCGAGAAGCGCCTGAAGATCGACGACGTGTGCGCCGTCTTCCCGGTCCACGGGAGTTCCGGCATCCTCGGCGCGCTCCTCCTGCCGTTCTTCACGGTGGGCGAGGCCGGCGGCTGGGTCGTCAGCACCGAACTCATCGTCCCGCAGGTCGTCGGCGTGGCCGTCATCGCCGGGTGGACGTTCCTCGCGACGGCGCTTGTCTTCGGCGGGCTGAAGGCGATCGATCAGCTCCGGGTCACCCGCGAGCACGAGATCGACGGCCTCGACATCTCCGAGCACGGCGTCGAGACCTACCCCGAGTTCAGTCTGGGCGACGAACCCGTCGTGGCCGACGGCGGACGGATCCGCACCGACGGCGGCGCGCTCCCGAACGACGGCGGCATCAAGCTCGTCATGGCGTACATCCGGCCGGACAAACTCGCCGACGTGAAGCGCGCGCTCGCCGAGGTGGCGGCCCCATCGCTCACCGTCACCAACGTGAGCGGGCGCGGCTCCCAGCCGGCGCGAAAGAGCCAGTGGCGCGGCGAGGAGTACGTCGTCGACCTCCACCAGAAGGTGAAGGTGGAGTGCGTCGTCGCGGAGATCCCCGCGGAGACGGTCGCGGAGGCGATCCGCGACGCGGCCCGCACCGGCGAACCCGGCGACGGCAAGGTCTTCGTCCTGCCCGTCGAGGACGCCTACCAGATCCGGACGGGCGAGACGGGCGTCGACGCAGTCTAAAGACCCACCGCTCACCACCCACCTTTTGAACTGCCACCTTTTGCTGCGCTCGTTCGCTTCGCTCACTCGCTGGCAAAATCTGGACCAAAACCCTCGTCACTCCCACCGCCGGACTCGCGGTGCTCGTCCGGCGTGCTCCCGCTCGCCGCCGGCTCGCGGGAACTCCGGTCGCTCCTCGGTCCGCTCCCTCGCTCACTGCGTTCGCTCGGTCGCGGCGGGGAATCGGAGTGCGACGGTGGAAATCGGGTCCGTCATCGCCGGACTGAATTTTTCGGTGTCGCCAGCGCGCTCATCGCGAGCGACCAGAGCGAGCGGACACACCGACCCCCCGGCGCTCCCACGAGCCGAATCCGAGCGGGAACACGTCTGATTTGTAGTCCTCGTCCGGCGGAGAACGTGAAACGCGATCCCCGTGCAGTGTTGCAACGCGCCGCCACTGACCGCGAAGCGTGTCGCTGACAAGCGCGCAGCAATACGGCCTAGCGAACAGGCGACGCCGCGCCGATGCTCGCGGGGCGTGGCGTCGCACAACCGCGAAGCGCCCCGTGACAAGCGTCAGGTCACGGGGGCCTCTGGTCCCGCTCTCGGATATAAAGGTACGCGACGGCAGACTATTTTTACCACCGCCGACGCCAGTGCGCTGTCCCGCGAGCGAACGTAGTGAGCGAGCGGACCGACGAACCCCCGAAGGGGGTGAGGAGGGTTTTGGTCCAGATTTTGCCAGCGGGCGGCGAAGCCGCCCGCGCAGCAAAAGGTGGTGGGGCAACGTCTTTCCCACCCCCGTCCGAATCCCCAGCTATGAACCGTGAGACGTCTCGTGACCTCTACGACCGGGCGCTGTCGGTCATGCCCGGCGGCGTCAACTCCTCCGTGCGAGCGATCCAGCCGTACCCGGCGTTCGTCCGGCGCGGCGACGGCGCACACGTCATCGACGTGGACGGCAACCGCTACGTCGACTACGTGATGGGCTACGGCCCGCTGCTGCTCGGCCACGACCTGCCCCAGCCCGTGGAGGCGGCGATCCAGCGCGCCGCGAGCGAGGGACCGATGTACGGCGCGCCGACCGAGGTCGAGGTCGACCTCGCGGAGTTCGTCGTCCGGCACGTCCCGAGCGTCGAGATGATCCGCTTTGTCAACTCCGGCACCGAGGCGACCGTCTCGGCCGTGCGCCTCGCGCGCGGGTACACCGGGCGGGACAAGATCGTCGTCATGCAGGGGGGCTACCACGGCGCACAGGAGTCGACGCTCGTCGAGGGCGACGCCGAGCACCCGCGACCGTCCACCAGCGGGGTGCCGGCGGCGTTCGCCCGCGAGACGATCCCCGTGCCGTTCAACGACGAGGAGGCCGCCCGGGAGGTGTTCGAGCGCCACGGCGAGGAGATCGCAGCGGTGCTCGTCGAGCCGATCCTCTGTAACACCGGCATCGTGATGCCCGTCGACGGCTACCACGCGACGCTGCGGGACCTCTGTGACGAGTACGGCTCGCTGCTGGTCTTCGACGAGGTGATCACCGGCTTCCGCGTCGGCGGCCTCGGGTGCGCCCAGGGGACGTTCGGCGTCACGCCCGACCTGACCACGTTCGGGAAGATCGTCGGCGGCGGGTTCCCCGTCGGCGCGATCGGCGGCCGCGCGGAGGTCGTCGAGCACTTCTCGCCGGCGGGTGACGTCTTCCAGTCCGGCACCTTCTCGGGGCACCCGGTCACCATGGCCGCCGGCCTGGAGACGCTGAAGTACGCCGCCGCCCACGACGTGTACGATCACGTGAACGCGCTCGGCGAGCGGCTGCGCGAGGGGCTGACCGAGATCGTCGCCGATCACGCGCCCGAGTACACCGTCGTCGGCACCGACAGCCTGTTCAAGGTGATCTTCACGCGCGCGAGCACGCCCGCCCAGGACCAGGCGTGCACCGCGGGTTGCGCGCAGGATCCCGACTGCGCCCGCTACGAGCAGTGCCCCAAGACCGGCGGCGACGTGCGCCGCGCCGAGACCGAGCGGTGGGAGCGCCTCTTCCGCCCGTTCATGGCGGAGCGCGGGATCATGCTGACGGCCAACCAGTTCGAGTCCCAGTTCGTGAGCTACGCCCACACCGAGGAGGACGTGGAGGAGACGCTCGCGGCGTACAGGGCGTTCTTCGAGTAGTCAGGCGAACAGCCTGAAGGGACGGGCGGCTCGACGGGCCGCGCGCACCGGCAGGCGTGCCAGTCCCCGACCGCCATCGCGGACGAACGCCCACGCTCCGAGCTTCGCCTCGTCGACGACGTAGCGATCGCCGCGGCGGTGGACGATACCGCCCGCCGCCGCCTCGAGCGCCTCTTCGACGCGCGACTCGGTGAGATCGCACGCCGCGGCGAGTTCCTCGATCGTTCTCGGCCCCCGCCGCAACTCCTGCACGACGAGGTTCGCGTGCGTCGCGTAGAGCATGAACTCGGACTGATCCACGTCGTCCAACGCGGACCGCCGCGAGCGGTCACGCGGACCGTAACGACGGTCGCACGCGGCGTCGAGGAGCAGCCAGAGCCCTCCCAGCGTCGTCAGGACGGGGAACCACGCTGCGCCGTCGCCGCCGCGCGCGACGTCGTACCCCATCACGGCGCTCCCGGCGAGGACGAGGACCCCGACGCCGACTTTCTCCTTCCACGGCGTCGGGTCCACGGTATCCCGGACGAGGAACCACAGTTCGATGCCGACGATCGAGATACCCAGCGTCGCGAGCCTGTCGATCGAGAAGTCGAACGCGAGGCGACAGACGCCGAGGACGGCGACGTAGCCCGCGAGATGGCGGAGCGTGTAGCGCTCGCGGACGGTGCGGAGGAGGGCGGCGAGCATACGGAAACGTACTTGCTGTGGAATAAGTAGGTTCGGATGGTCGAGTCACCAACACTTATCGCCTCGGAAGCGAGTGCTACCGATATGGAGCATCCCGTCAGGACCGCCGAACGCGCGACCGTTGAGTCGCGCTGGTGGCTCGTCGTCGCCGCGGCCGCCGTGTTCTGGGTACTCGCGTTCGTCGTCGGCGTGCTCGCCTTCCTCGTCGGCATGGCGGCGTTCGTCGGCGGGTTCTTCCTCGACCCGTCGTTCTTCCTGCCCGGCGCGTTCGGCCTCGCGTTCCTCGTCGTCGTCCCCCTCGTCCTCCTCGGTCTCGTCCTGGCGGTGGCGCTGCCCGTCGCGCTGTACTTCGACGCGAAGGCCGTCCGCGAGGCGGCGATCGGCTGGGAGCCGGATCCCGTGCTCTACGCGCTCGTCGCCGTCGTCGGGCTGTTCGCGCAGGGGGTGCCGATCCAGCCCGCGGTCGCGCTCTACTACCTCTACCGCCGACACCAGCACGTCGGCGAGCCGTAGGCGAGCGAGGACCGCGCCCCGAGGCGGTCATAGAACCGCTTTTCCCTCCCGACGGCCGAGAGACGGGTATGACTACACGCGGCCAGACGCTCCGCCTCGCCACGCGCGGGTCGACGCTCGCGCTCCGACAGGCGGGGGAGGTACGGGCCGCCCTCGAATCCCCTCGACGGACGGTCGAACTCGTCGAGGTGGAGACGCGGGGCGACCAGATCCGGGACGAACTCATCCACCGCCTCGGAAAGACCGGCGCGTTCGTCCGCAGCCTCGACGAGGAGGTGCTCGCGGGCGAGGTCGACGCCGCCGTCCACTCGATGAAGGACATGCCGACCGAGTTCCCCGAGGACCTCGTCGTCGCGGGCGTCCCTGCCCGGGCGAGCGCGCGCGACGTGCTCGTGACGCCGGACGGCACCGCGCTCGCGGACCTCCCCGACGGGGCGACCGTCGGGACGGGGAGCCTC
The Halomarina pelagica DNA segment above includes these coding regions:
- a CDS encoding heterodisulfide reductase-related iron-sulfur binding cluster, with protein sequence MTHPLQAGTEVTRETFWLIGPVGELLFYYLAVLTIVVFLWGVYRRFDRYSRGSADAVDRLNDLPGRVARAAKVVASNEKQFNRDFVGGVMHAFVLWGFLTLLIGTTILAVDMDLWTKLLGQESFFVGDFYLSYSLVMDAMGFLFVVGLGVALYRRYVVTMDRLWGKHTSWEDDFLVWTLFLLGVGGYVVEGIRILGTGFPSFETVSFVGWFVALSFQGVGVDGALARAVYPVAWWSHALLAFVFIAAIPYAKPFHMISSFANVVTHDERAGKRLPGIPVDLEHTNAEDIDDFSWKELLDQDACTKCGRCSSVCPAKASGRHLDPRDVILDLKSYRESLDAGGEEKPIIADGGGVIETETMESCMACMACMDACPVDIEHLNSFTRLNRQMTDEGAIKPSMQDVFQNVMQKGNTFGDPARKRADWTEDLDFEIADAREEAVEYLWYVGDYPSFDERNRRVARSLATLFEHADASVGILYDDEVYDGNDIRRVGEEFLFLEQAGTLVESFEACEFETLVCTDPHSYNTFKNEYPDVDFEEFADDPMMDFDVDGRWNADGEVEVYHYTQVVAELVAEGRLPLDGTELDYTVTYHDPCHLGRFNDVYETPRNLVRATGCDLHEMPRNRANSFCCGGGGGGLWMDLEEDSKPSEERLREALSDTDAGAAVEKFVVACPMCMTMYEDGRKTGGFEDEIEIVGLSELLAEAVSTHDGATAADTEADRSAAPADD
- a CDS encoding GerW family sporulation protein; this translates as MGERGSAAGDSATDLRERLDGFVERLSDSATARAVYADPVEVGDRTVIPVARVVFGFGGGYGPTRGRDGSEGEREREDHGEGGTAGDAAGTPVEGWGGGGGVSVTPLGVVEVTDEGVRFVRFADRRRLAGAFLLGVLAGAVLRRRRS
- the hemB gene encoding porphobilinogen synthase — encoded protein: MDLTRRPRRLRTDGVRSLVRETTLSPSDLIAPVFVDATTDERVPIDSMPGHERVPVEEAVARVQEIRETGVEAVVLFGIPESKDARGSRAWAEDGVVQRAVRAIGEETDAYVITDVCLCEYTDHGHCGVVEASAREDPTLTVRNDETLDLLSRIAVSHAEAGADMVAPSSMTDGMVGASREGLDGAGFERVPIMSYAAKFESAFYGPFRDAADGAPAFGDRRHYQVDPANAREAMREVRLDVDQGADVLMVKPALPYLDVVSAVRREFDHPVAAYNVSGEYAMLHAAAERGWLDLDEVARESLLSIKRAGADLILTYFAERIAERLPADRRR
- a CDS encoding ammonium transporter is translated as MTLLLQADLATIAESVNGIWVLTVTFLIFFMHAGFAMLEAGQVRSKNVANQLTKNMLTWSVGVTVFFLVGQGVANVVGAAGGFEYVNDPNAWVGWLFGAVFAMTAATIVSGAVAGRMKLRAYVTYTVVLAAVIYPVVLGFTWAGDGLLSATGALGFGVGFSDFAGGMIVHGMGGVAGLTAAWILGPRIDRYNADGSANVIPGHSITFAVLGTLILCFGWYGFNVGTQATVLDAASGEYLGAALGRVALTTTLGMAAGAIGASAVSLVRTRKVDTLYVANGMLAGLVGITSNTDAIVWWAAPLIGLLAGAQLPLVFEFVEKRLKIDDVCAVFPVHGSSGILGALLLPFFTVGEAGGWVVSTELIVPQVVGVAVIAGWTFLATALVFGGLKAIDQLRVTREHEIDGLDISEHGVETYPEFSLGDEPVVADGGRIRTDGGALPNDGGIKLVMAYIRPDKLADVKRALAEVAAPSLTVTNVSGRGSQPARKSQWRGEEYVVDLHQKVKVECVVAEIPAETVAEAIRDAARTGEPGDGKVFVLPVEDAYQIRTGETGVDAV
- the hemL gene encoding glutamate-1-semialdehyde 2,1-aminomutase, whose protein sequence is MNRETSRDLYDRALSVMPGGVNSSVRAIQPYPAFVRRGDGAHVIDVDGNRYVDYVMGYGPLLLGHDLPQPVEAAIQRAASEGPMYGAPTEVEVDLAEFVVRHVPSVEMIRFVNSGTEATVSAVRLARGYTGRDKIVVMQGGYHGAQESTLVEGDAEHPRPSTSGVPAAFARETIPVPFNDEEAAREVFERHGEEIAAVLVEPILCNTGIVMPVDGYHATLRDLCDEYGSLLVFDEVITGFRVGGLGCAQGTFGVTPDLTTFGKIVGGGFPVGAIGGRAEVVEHFSPAGDVFQSGTFSGHPVTMAAGLETLKYAAAHDVYDHVNALGERLREGLTEIVADHAPEYTVVGTDSLFKVIFTRASTPAQDQACTAGCAQDPDCARYEQCPKTGGDVRRAETERWERLFRPFMAERGIMLTANQFESQFVSYAHTEEDVEETLAAYRAFFE